Below is a genomic region from Sphaeramia orbicularis chromosome 6, fSphaOr1.1, whole genome shotgun sequence.
ggaataaaggataaactgtccttttcacattttgacttttttttttccacatagacgtttaatcaaattgaatcaaacaaaagaatcaatataTGAATCAGTTACAAAactaatcgatagctgcagccctactgCAAAGACACTGACTTCCTCTTTTTATCTGTTACATCTTGTGCATTTCTgtcacatttttgctgtttttcagcACAGACCAGAGTTAATATTCACTTCACTATGAAGTCCAGAAGAAACAGAACAAATATGCCTTATGcatttctacagggtgtcccataagtcttcatacataggaaaaataaacgtttcttgacataaaccatttttatttatataatatgctctatatgactgccattttgtcgggaacacatttcaatgcgtgtcctccactgctgaagaactataaagaagaaatataaagaaatacatgttagaaccatatatgtatggaatgtattatgtctcctatgtatggagacttatgggacaccctgtagtcaAAGGTGAGGTAAAAAGTGTTAAGTCAGTTGCAAcgtgcaacttcaccactagataacGCCACATCTTACACGTTAAATTTCCTCCGGTGTTAATGAATCACAGTAAAAGTCAAAATAATATTCCTGTTTTAACTTCTTCCTTTATGCTACAGAACTCCACTGTTTTTACTCAATCCTGCTGTCAGACAAACTGTGATAAAACCAGCAAATATTCTATTTcctagtgtttttattaaaactAGACCCTTCTCAGCACTTCCAATGTGCATCTGTGGCCTGTGTGTGTAAAGACCTACAAATATTTTTGTTGTGtcttctaaatgaatttttctctacatttaaccattcataagtcatttatcatcatttattatattatcctctgcatttcatATCTTTCAATGAAAAGCagtcattttcctacatttaatttagtgaatgtgtagatcaggggtgtcaaacttattttagttcaggggtcatattcagctaaatgtgatctaaagtgggccaaaacagtacaataataacagaataacctataaataatgacaactccaaatttttgtctttgctttagtgtaaaaaaaacccattaaattatgaaaatacttacttttataaactatcaaaaaaaaaaaaaaaaacaacccagaaaaaactggcatttaaattaaaaaacgtaagaaaattttgtgcaattttaacaatatcattcctccacttatcatttctacatgtgcattatggatcagatctacaaagacactaaacactgaggaacaggcagaaaagagttcaaattgtgcttaattttctttagacatttcaggttcttcatatttgttgaagttattcacattttattgttacaggatagtttataaatagaaatattttcataattgaatgttattttttacactaaagcaaagacaaaaaattgaagttgttaattctagattttttttttttgcttaattcaagattttttgctaaatttaagattttttttggcttaattcaagattttttttacttaattgaagattttttttttgcttaattcaagattttttgctaaatttgagggtttttttggttaaattcaagattttttttaatttaagattttttttgtttttgcttaattcaaaattttttttttaacttaattgaagtttttttttttttttgcttaattcaagatttttttctttaattcaagctaaattttttttttttttgcttaattcaagatttttttttttgctaaatttaagattttttttccttaattcaagctttttttttttttttttgcttaattcaagatttttttgctaaatttgagatttttttggtttaattgaagattttttttttttttgcttaattcaaaatttttccttaattcaagctaatttttttttttgcatgattcagttcaaaagtgtggaatttttgcactttgtaaattcatcccagggcccggattggaacctttggtgggccacatttggcccccgggccgcatgtttgacacccctggtgtagatatTCATAGAAGTTCAGAGAGAATTCAAAGATTGTATCAAAACTAAGAACATTTAGGAAAATGTGACTCTTTCAgcttaaatatatcattaatgtaACATGTAAATAAGTGGCTATAACCACTGttgttaaactacatgggtttcaatgttgcagaagaggacagtgtttccacattcactacagagcctctgaacgtccaaatgggtcatatctgatgataatgaaaaactgagaaactggattttacttgaattatttacatgcattggtaGAATTAATGATTCAAAAGTTAACAGTTAAAATAATGagacccattattattattggttatgTTCCTTTAGTTTGATCTAACAAAAAGTACTTCAAATAATTAATATCCTTTAGTATGCATCATTGAGGCTTTGTCGAATAACTGGTGTTCCACAGTGTCCAGACGTTAGGTGATTCTGGTCCATTTATTGAAGGCTACAACAGGAACATGTCATCAGGCCCttcttaaaaaatatatatgcaaCTTTACAAACAGATGaaatttgagtgtttttatacaaCATTACAATGTAAATactgccatttttttttaaaaagacaaaacatttcaCATATATGTTGCAAACCAACAGATGTGATGTTTTCAACACATTCAGAGTTTGGCTGAATCCCTATTAACTGCATGGACACAACACACTTATTGCATTCACATAGAGGAAATGTACAGCTAAGCCACGGACCAGTTTTTAAGGCTTCCATCAGGATTCAAAAAAGAGCTTCTGTGCTTCTGAACTGGAACAAAAAGGTGCTGAGCCAAAGTCTGTGAAGGCTTAATAATGTCAAGAAAGAGTCCAAGTTGGGAGTAGGTACAGTTCAGTGTTTCCCACAGGAGGACAATTTATTTGTTGGAGGTTgcacaatataataaaaaaaaatactatgtgAAAGTAAAAAAGGTATTCGCTTgctgaaatgataaaaaaaaagggcACTTAACTGTATTTTGTCAAGTTTTAACCGTCTGTACCAGTAGAATACTTACTAACATGGTCAGTTgttttccaaaacaaaaaaatactaagGCGTATAAAGGAAAAGGTATTAATACATTTAAGTTAACAGtgaagatttttttcatttttgtgacaaCATGTAATTGCAGAAATTTGGGGATGCTATAATTTACAGATCCTGTATTTTTCCGTCACTACCCTACAATCTTTCCTCATAATTTCCTAACAATTGACTGGTATTGGTACATTGAAAAGGTGGAGTAAGTGAATGCTGACAAACATTACAATAGTTGAACTCAAACACACCCTTTACTACCTGGAATGTGTTAGGATGGATTGGTTTGACCATTTACAGAACCATGACAGTGTataaacattaaattatattatTCAGCTGCAGACCATGAGGAAACATTTACtgaatttaacaaaatataagtCTGTATTATTGAAATTActgttgaatttacagtacaaCCATGTGATTAGTCAAAATGATTTGTCATTTCAGGAAATTATTAGTCGCTTAATGCATAACTTGCTTTTAAATACCTGAATAAAAAGTAGTAGTAGGGCTACTTATTTATAAATATTACTTCATCCGTTCTCCTTTATAATTAGTTAAAAACAGTGCTATTCTGCAAAACATCCTCATAATCTGCAGAAAAGTGCCAGCTACTTCTAAGGAAATTATGAGGAAAGAACGtagaataaatgaaaaatactagacctgtaaaataaagtcacatttttttgttactgATGTTGTAAGGAACTGCTTCTCTAGTCCACAAACTCATGATCAACACATTAAAAACTAATTACTGAATATGCTCCATCAAAATAAATTCCATGAATGGGAAACACGTGAATGCACATTATTTGTATTCTTCTGGACCGTGCCCAGGTTTTACAGTACAGCCTTTGTTTGACTTGAGCTTTCTCTGTTAAATGAACCCATGTCATCAGTCTGAAGGAGTCTTTACCTCCCTAGTGGTCTGTACCTCAGGCCGGTCTGCCTGGTTCTTCATTAACACTCAGGTGTAAAcaggtagggctgcacaattatgTCTAAAATGATCAATGATATGAAGTTATTTATCACATTGTGACAAAACACATATGATGGACTTAAATAAGATGGTAAAACAATGCTTAAAACTGAACAGATTACAATGGCACCAGTGgataaaaccaaataaataagACACATTACCGActtacaataaaatataaaatgaactGCAGGTTCATACTTCCATGACCTCTCAATCATTCCATTTTGCAGCTTCGAAGCCTAAATCACTCGAATAAAAGTTATCTCTATTTGTTTAGTGTGTCTGAATCAGAAAAAAACAGTATGTGTAAAAGCACATGAACTGTACATTCACAAACCATAGAACTGTCTACTACCAGGAAcatgatccaacaaaaaataTATTGTGTTTGGACAAAACAGCTCCTGTGGCCAGGTCAGCTGATACAAATCTATTACAGAATAAACTCAGGTTTGAGTGAGAAAAAGCAACGAAGTAAACTTCGTTGTTATTTGACACAGTTTACTCTGGGAGTTTCTTGATTTTTGACTTAGTGATTTAACTGATGAAATAATAAAGTGTTCTTAGGTAGCTTTTAGTGATGCATTTTAgtgcaaaagcaaaaaaaacataaaacatgaaaaaatagtgcatttagcCACTCATTCACCAACTGAAACCAAAGGCTGTTTTTACACCTATAGTCACTTTACCCTGGTCTAAGTTAGTGGATGAGTTTGTAAACTTGGTACATTTTCCCCCTCGTGAATTTCTGAcctcagcacaaaaaaaaagtttcaaattaaccaaaataaatcactaaaaattAAACCTTACAAATGTGTCTGAGGTGGtagcaaaaatgtgaatatatacAGAATGCCCTGTGTGTATCTGTGAGCCAAACACTGTTTTAACTAATTTAACACAGAGCAGAGTTTACGGTAACTATGGTAATAATCTGTATGACACAGCAGCACAGAGTCAAATGCACTTTAAGGAAATGCCTTGAAAATAACATACTGCCTTCAGACTGAGCAGAACAAAGAAGCTAACATTGAGCAGGTAGAGACATTAACTATTAACACTTAACATGAAGAACAGATCGACCTTCAGGAGCTGCAAATGTTCAGTCAGATCACGGTTGGATCATGTTctcatcaaaaaaacaaacagctctAGCGAGTGTTAGGGACCCGACCAAGACCACCTCTTCTGAAGGGTCTCAGACTGCACGTGTGTGTGATTAGTGTACACCAAAGATATGAGAAAGCAGAGTCACAATTAACTGGACTAAAATGCTGCAGTAAACTATGAGTGGTCATGTTGTGGGCGGGACAAATCTGAGTTGGTTAATACTCATCATTTGTGACTATCTACTAACCATCTTGGCCCACAGAACTCAAAGGTCTTAAGAGCCATTCACACCAAGAATGACAACAATAAATACAGACATCATCCACACCGATGAAGATTAATGCTCTTTGAATGGTGGCTCCAAATGCATCAGAGCCTCAAGGTGAATACTGATCAACTCCTACTGCTGTGCACCTACGCAGGAATAGGGGTGGAACGGTACAGAAAAaatttcggtacaggggtctttggtttgatacattttcggtacagagaaggagaccagtgaaggggaaggggaaggggggggggtgcactCTGTAACTACCTGTTGGacacaggacatttctacaaaatattgttcagtcatttgtgcattaattATGTGGCAACCCACATGTTATACAATTTTGAATGTTCAGTGTTCGTTTATGGCAAActctgtaatttactgagtgtttgtgaatgcctcacagtattccctgaggtgctgtgaacatcacctcacagtaacactgcagcagaggcacagtgaaggagaagaggagcaggttcacttgattttgtTAACttgaactaaaaaataaaaaccttttcgcTATAAAGGAACCTGTGGACCCTTGTGCCACAACATACTGAAAAACGAAAGAGAAACGCAACATGTTTCGAACGTCcgacccagcttctgtgcctctgtcaTACTCTGTCgtcatgttttggtttgttttgcagCGGCACTAAGAATTTGCCGCTGCTGAatgtataaatatacacacagacagagacagagacagagagagacagagacagagagacagagagagagagagagagagagaaccctgcacatgggttgtgcttgtgtccaccctgcttccatagtgtttgcattcttcgcacaggctacatgtattcgtttggAACACCTCTGTATCGTATCGAAAGCCCCGATCCGAAACATTTGGTACAAATGAGTGCAACGCTACACCCCTACTCAGGAATATAACTGTACTACTTCCACACAAGAGGGTGGATTAGGAAAATTCAGTTGCATTTTGAAGAGTACTCAGTGTTTTCTTTCATTCATCAAAAGGTGCTGAAAAGGACTCTGAGAACTTTGCATTCCACTATGTTCCACTTAAACAACCAGTTGAGATGAACCAATTCTTAAAACTTGTGTGGACAACCCTTTAGTTTCCAATGTTTCAATGGAAAGGCCAAACCtcaataaaaagttaaataagatGTGAACATTGTGATGAAAACATAATAGTAATAGTGCAGCCCTACTATTTAAGTGTTGTGCAATTCCAGGACCATTTACCCATTTCATCATCGTTTACCCCACAATGTATGGAAAACCTACAGCCACTCTGTTTGCCACCAAACATGGCTTCGCAAAGCACTGCACAGAGGTCTATACTCCAGCTTGCAGCATGATTAACCGCACTCTCTTCCACACCATCCTCCGGGAATCAGGGATGATCAACATCCTCAGAGCAGTCTACACCTCATGAAGGTCTACATTAGTGAATTGAGGTGTCCAGAATGTCCTACAGAGTTCAGCATCAAAGCTCGCTGGTCCAGCACCTCCCTGTCTCGCCCCAACGCCGCTCTCTCCTGCTCCACCATCGCTCTGTCCCGCTCCACCGCTGCCCGCTCCCTCTCCAGCCACAGCCTCTCTGCCTGCACCGCTGCCCTCTCTCTCTCCACAGCTGCCCTATCTCGCTCCACCATTTCCCTTTCTCGCTCCAGTGCAGCCCTCTCCCGCTCCACCATCTCCCACTCCCGCTCCAGTCCCCCCAGCGGCCCGTCGCAAGGCTCCGAGTTCCGCTGGTTCTGCTCCGTGGTGTCATTGAATGACTCCTGTCCatagtctgaggaggaggaggggggaggtggAGGGGCAGGGCGGGGCCTGTGTCTGGGGGCGGGGTCAGGGTGCTGCTCATCATCCTGAGTGACTGGGGTGAGGAGGGGGGCACTGTTCACCAGGCGACCCTCCATAGCTTCATTCATGAGGTGAAACCACGGCCAGGAGGAGGCGCCGTCTGCGACACTCTCCATCCCTACTGGGGGATATTTCAGATCCTGAGGAGGGGAAACAAGTAGAGAGGAAATGAGGAGAAACAAAAGAAGAGGAAACGCAAGCAAACAAGGAGAGAGGAAAGGAAACCAGAGGACAGGAGGAGACcaaagaggaggagcagaaatGTGTGTTTTGAACAAAAAGCCCCATTTCCTTTCAAACAGAGGCTGTAGGTACTACGTTAATTTCAACAGTGCATATATTTATCCATACTGATTAAGAATATGTGTTTAAATTACCATCAGTGTGATATTCTCTGACTTCAACATTTCAAATGTGAGAATACAGATGGTTCTACCACGTATCACTTTGGCTTTTTGTCAATTTTtcaacattataaaaatgttattTGAGTTCTCCTTGTTTCACTTAATATAGtactttcattttattgatagtcaaggtaaaaaaaaagccTGCAATGTAGTGAATGTAGCCTGGATGTTAGCCGTTACTGTACCTTGTATCTCCTCTTCAGATTGTCCCATTTCTTTGCCATCTGGTAGGTTGAGACCTTTCCCTGTAAACCCAGTTCCTTCAGAATGGCTCTAAGTACGAGACAGAACATTTCAGCCTGATGCAGACGTTATTAAACATCCATATCACACTGCTGATCATTTTCATCCATTACAGACTTATCTTACTTCCAGGCAGCCTTAGCAGCATTTCTCCTCCCAGTGAACAATGCCTCATTAGCAGCTCGCAGTTTAATCATCTTGCGTGTGTCCTGGTCTGTCACTGTGATGGATGGAGTTTAACAGAGATGAAAGCCATCAATCATACTTACTTAAATATGCACCCAGACATTTATCAGGCACTACACGTGGTGAAGAAGCTTTTAGCTGTTACAGTGCATGCAGTGGAAAATCTTACAATGTCTTATTAATAAGCTATGGAATTCTGGAGTAGTACAGTTCATATAAACATTTTCTTCATTCTGATTCTTTGATTACATTTCTagctattattttcttttttttaatagttctAACTTTTATTGTCTGTTTTCCTCTAAATGCTCCTTTTGTTTGTGTAAAGCACAGTGACCTGCCTTTGTTTCTAAAGCATTGCTGTATCAATAACCTTCACTGAGTTCATTGATTTAGTTACATACATCATCTCAGGGCTAACCATTTTAGATCCAAGTTAAATTAAAATCTAAAGGAAGACAACTGAAGAGcttgaaaatacagaaatatgtGCTTATAACACGTAACCATCTCTTCTCCCTCCCCTTCTTGGCTTAAACATACAGAGTGAAGACGTCTTTTACTTTTATAAGAAAGGTCTGAGGGGGTTGAACACTCCCTCCCCGCTGGCGTCGATGGAGACAACATTCCCATCAGCCTCTGCATTGTCTCCTCCCACCATGCTCTCCAGCTCTGACATGCTGTTCCTCTCTGCCATTAAACAGTCTCTGTCAGGAGCAGGTGGAGATGAGCCGAATACGGCGTCCTCCTCGTTTGTCCAGATGGGCGTAACCCTGGGAGCTTTCCCTGCTAGCCGGCCCTCCAGAGCGTCACTCATTAACTGGAACCAGGGCCAGGAAGCGGGGTTGGTTTGGCCCTCCATCCCCCGTGGAGGAAACTTCAGGTCCTGAAGAATGACACGCAACAAGGGGTTCTTAACTGTGGCTGACAACATGGTTTTACAATGATTTGCACAGACAGGTTCGAGTGCAAAGTAAACTGCTGAGGCGTCACCTTGAATTTGGTCTTCAGGTTGTCCCACTTCTTGGCGACCTGGTCAGGCGTTATCTTCCCTGTCAGACCCATCTCCTTCACGATCCCCCTGTGGATGAAGCAGAACAAATCAATTACATTGAGGCAGTTTGTTTCAGCAAATTCACACACAACTACTCAATTGCTTTTCTGTTGATGggttcattttactgtatttattgcaTTGGAAATTAAAATATATAGGATATTTGTatcaaaatgttcacatttttatgtaAAACCAGCCTGTTTCATTGTCCTGGAATGTTGCACAAGTCTGCTTCACTGGCAATTTAATATTTTGCTTTGGAAGCTATTTAATGTTTTACttacaatttagttccagataatATTAACTAATGTGGGACCTGTTTTCTTTTTGGTCGATATGATTTATCCCTTATCAAACAGTTAAATCTATAATGTAACACAATgcttttacatatttacattattttgaggGAAATGCATGCCATGAtttagaaatgcaaaataaagaaataacagGAAATCTAATTAGAAAGGaaaagtaatttattttttttcctttcttaccTCCAAGCTGGTTTAGCTGTGTTTCTCCTCCCGGTAAACAGAGACTCGTTAGCAGCTCGTAACTCAATTAACCGCCTTGTGTCGTCTTCTGTCACTGCAACATTAAtcataaaaaataatcaaaatctaAAAATCAGTATTTTTAGATTTGAGGTGGAgccattttgttttcattcatgtaAAAAATATAAGGATGAAGAGAGACATGACATCAAACAGTGATATTGATATATCATGTGATTAGATAAACATGAAGTCAGTCCATGAACACTTATACAAACAGATGGATTAAGAGATTCATACCTCTATTAAATGGTGAATAATGGTGTCTCATAGATGGGTGGatacaaaacaaatcaaaacaaagtGCAAACATGCACAGTCTTGCATAGTATTACATAAATATGTTAACACCATTTCTTACATTTGTAGGTGAACTCAGTCATCCGGTGCAGATCTCCCAGAGCTGAAGAACCATTCTTCTCTTCATTATCAACTAGTAAGTCCATTTCTGACTCTGTAAGAAACTCAGCCATCCCTCCTCGAGTCCGTCTGGCTCGTTTCTTGGGGGTTGGTGACAGAGGTTCACAGTAttcatcttcatcctccacaATAGGTGTGAGGATGGGTGCTGCTCCAGCGAACCGGCCCTCCATGGCGTCGTTCATTCTGTAAAACCAGGGCCAGGAGCTCGGGTTCGTCTCCACACCTCGAGCTGGAAACTTCAGCTCCTGATGGAGATAGAAAACTCTACAGATTGTCCACAGAGGGACCTTATCCTCCTGTCAAACTGCCACCAACATCAACTCCTGTTTATCCATGACTCAGTGTTATGACCTCTTAACCAATATCATTTCATTGGTCGACTAGTTTTAACATGTGCGTCCCAGCACAAAACCTATACAGTGATTGAAGCTCTTTGTTTACAATTTGTTGTAATGATGACGATGAACACTGTCACAGAGTCATGTCTTTTGGAGTTGGAGGTGGTTACACCAACCTTGTATCTCCTCTTCAGGTTGTCCCACTTCTTGGCTAACTGGTCTGTAGTCACCTTTCCCTGAAGCCCCAGCTCATACAAAATGGCTCTGTAAGAAAAATGACTCTGGCTAAATCCCTGACTGAAAACCATAGACATACAAACAGAGCTCTGACTGATATGACTTTACTGCTAAAATCAGGACAGGAGTAGGAGAGGACCAAACTGTTAAGGGTTGGACAAACAATGAACAGAAAGATGGCATTCAACTGTGGTTATAACAGTTCTTTGAAGGTTTACCAGTTCTCTCTGAGCAAAAACTCTGACTCACCTCCAGGCAGGCTTTGCCGAATGCTTTCTGCCTGTGAAGAGTGCCTCATTTGCAGCTCGAAGTTTGATCATTCTCTCCGTTTCTGGTTCTGTCACTGTTAACATGGACATTTTTTTCAGACATTTAATATGACAATCAACAGGTTTACATTTCATAACATTTGCTGGAGGAAGACAGTGGGTCTTCTGTGTAATGAAAACAAtatgaattttaatttttaaaaa
It encodes:
- the LOC115421158 gene encoding LOW QUALITY PROTEIN: uncharacterized protein LOC115421158 (The sequence of the model RefSeq protein was modified relative to this genomic sequence to represent the inferred CDS: deleted 1 base in 1 codon); protein product: MEPALNPLPHFPENSYKMTEEDVKRLIEFRASNEALFTGKRNSAKIAWSTILKGLGLEGKLTADQIAKKWDNLRTKYKDLKQPYQGQDNIGAVVESWPWFHIMDEAMQGRLYNSNLVLSPEIPGQIVHRGNSQVSQNQENTDILEFLIKTEMEDTVAVEHTEDDGTVHTEAPPIEGVPMGWRRMSECTYKMTEPETERMIKLRAANEALFTGRKHSAKPAWRAILYELGLQGKVTTDQLAKKWDNLKRRYKELKFPARGVETNPSSWPWFYRMNDAMEGRFAGAAPILTPIVEDEDEYCEPLSPTPKKRARRTRGGMAEFLTESEMDLLVDNEEKNGSSALGDLHRMTEFTYKLTEDDTRRLIELRAANESLFTGRRNTAKPAWRGIVKEMGLTGKITPDQVAKKWDNLKTKFKDLKFPPRGMEGQTNPASWPWFQLMSDALEGRLAGKAPRVTPIWTNEEDAVFGSSPPAPDRDCLMAERNSMSELESMVGGDNAEADGNVVSIDASGEGVFNPSDLSYKMTDQDTRKMIKLRAANEALFTGRRNAAKAAWKAILKELGLQGKVSTYQMAKKWDNLKRRYKDLKYPPVGMESVADGASSWPWFHLMNEAMEGRLVNSAPLLTPVTQDDEQHPDPAPRHRPRPAPPPPPSSSSDYGQESFNDTTEQNQRNSEPCDGPLGGLEREWEMVERERAALEREREMVERDRAAVERERAAVQAERLWLERERAAVERDRAMVEQERAALGRDREVLDQRALMLNSVGHSGHLNSLM